One Gloeobacter morelensis MG652769 DNA window includes the following coding sequences:
- a CDS encoding calcium-binding protein, producing MNAAFGAGEQRPATDSLGLLASSSGPVTEVSLTGTSLNDTLLGSDSADYLYGKDGNDSLVGYAGNDYLYGDKGNDTLNGGDGNDYLSLDDGDDRLDAGLGDDDVRGDAGDDAMIVNYASGTGAISHSFGINSSLLTGNNIENLTLVGNDAVNNLVGAAGNDSLSGAGGNDTLTGVSASATTPSINEIDTLTGGTGVDRFILGDSAKCFYEDGNTGSGGLGDYALITDFNSANGDLIQLNGTSSQYLLGSSPVSGVSGTAVYFDTDGSGAVNSADELIAVVQSTSTVSLSSGFVFVGG from the coding sequence ATGAACGCAGCATTCGGCGCTGGAGAGCAGAGGCCCGCAACTGACTCTCTTGGTTTGCTTGCCAGTTCGTCCGGCCCGGTCACAGAGGTATCCCTAACGGGCACTTCGCTGAATGACACGCTTCTCGGCAGCGATAGCGCCGATTACCTGTATGGCAAAGATGGTAATGACAGCCTGGTCGGTTATGCCGGTAACGACTATCTGTACGGCGACAAGGGCAATGACACCCTCAACGGCGGCGACGGCAATGACTACCTGAGCCTCGACGACGGCGACGATAGGCTCGATGCCGGGTTGGGCGATGACGACGTTCGAGGAGACGCGGGCGACGACGCGATGATCGTCAACTATGCCAGCGGTACGGGCGCCATCAGCCACAGCTTCGGCATCAACAGTAGCCTCCTGACGGGCAACAACATCGAGAATCTGACGCTCGTGGGCAACGACGCCGTCAACAACCTCGTGGGAGCGGCGGGCAACGACAGCCTGAGCGGAGCCGGGGGCAACGATACGCTCACGGGCGTCAGCGCCAGTGCAACCACACCGAGCATCAACGAAATCGATACACTCACCGGCGGTACCGGGGTGGACCGCTTCATCCTGGGCGATAGTGCCAAGTGCTTCTACGAGGACGGCAACACCGGCAGCGGCGGTCTGGGCGATTACGCGCTGATTACCGACTTCAACAGCGCAAACGGAGACCTCATTCAGCTCAACGGCACGTCGAGCCAGTATCTGCTGGGTTCCTCACCCGTCTCCGGAGTGAGCGGCACGGCGGTCTACTTCGACACCGACGGCAGCGGGGCCGTCAATTCGGCCGACGAACTAATAGCCGTCGTGCAGTCGACGAGCACGGTGAGCCTCAGTTCCGGCTTCGTGTTCGTGGGTGGTTGA